The Burkholderia latens genome segment TCGCGATTCACCAGACTGCGAACCTCGCTTACGGGTCTCTTTGACCGATACTTCTTGTTGCTAGGGTTGGGGTTAAGTTTTACGATTTCGTTTGTAGTAGACCCGATTTCGACGAGATACACGTACTCGTAGTCTTGGCCAAGGTATCGAAAAATAAGTTGTTTGCCTCTGCCAACGACCTCTGCCAAGTTGCAGAATTTCGGAAACATCTTTGCATGATATGTATCGGAGTGCGTATTATTCATGATTAGTAACCTGCGAATTTTTCAAGAAGCCTGGCTATGGCCTGATGAAGCAAAGGGGATGGGTGCTGGCGTATAGGTGTTCAACATCCCATCTCAGATAACCAAGGAACAATGCAATCGCCAGCAATCGAAACGATTTTTTTCTGTCCCATCCGAAACGCTTTCCAACCATGCTGACGACCCGCGCAGCATCACCTCGTGCTTGTGTCGACAGGAGCGCAGTCGAGAGTTCTTGGGCGCTCGCTGCCAGAGCCGTGATTTCTTCGGCCTCCGCATACTTCATATGCTCGAACATGCGGCGGTAGCTCTGATATTCGACATCCGTCACCGTCGTCTCTGTCATGACCTCATGCGTGGAGCCCCATTCCCACTGGCCAGCCGCTTCGCGCTTGTGCCTAGCGCGGACGCTCTTCAGTTCAACTTGCGCGTCGGGCTTAGCGGAAACACCGTGATAGATTCGATGCCGGATTCCTGGAATTTGAAGCGTTAGCATAAAGTCGATAGTAGCTAGCTCTCTGCGAGGGAACGGCTCGCCAGCGTTGCAGTATGCGATGAATGATTCGCGATTCCATTGTGGATACTGTGTTCGAATCTCCACGACGAAGGGACACATCTCAAAGTAAGCTAGAAGTCGAGCCTCTAGACTCGAATGGCATGCGACCGCCCCCCCGGCTTTGAAACTGTAGTGATATCCGGCTATTCCAATCCGACTTGCGCTTGCTTTTTTCCAGCAGTCGAAGTTGTCCGCGCTAAGAATTCCGCGCGGGTCACGCTCTGGAAGAACAATTGGCCATTGAAGCACCGGAAAGCCCTTCAGGGTTCGGAGTCGAAGGCCATCACCGCCCGACGCATCGTCATCACCACCCGGCAAGTCGCTGTCGATAACCTTGGGTAAGGCGACGTGAACTGACCATGGATGCCACTCCGTCTCTCGCAGGCCGGTTGCGATGGCCTCGCCGCGCAACAGGTTCCCTTTCGCTCGGGAGAATGAGAGATGGGAGCAGTCGCCAATTAACCTTGCTGCTTTTTTAACCATGTTCTTGCTCGATAGAGGCGTTGACTCAGACGTTTTCGATTGAGTCCTTCAAAGGTCTCGCGCGCTGCCCATTTCGACTCGGGGGCGATTGTTCGCGCCAACGAGCTCACGTTGGCAATCTGGCGCAGCGACCACGTCTCGAAAGTGTCTACACATCGGGCCAGCATGGCCTCGAGTTCGGGCTGCTTCCGGCAACTCCTATATATGCTCTCATTCGCAGTACCGCTCAGCAGGAACGAGCGGGTAATGAAGCGCTCAGGATTCCGTCGTATGGATTGCTCGTAACGACACTGCACGAGTGCAGCTTCTTCTCGGCTCAATGTCTGCATATGCAGACGGTCCGGCGTAGACTGAAAACCACGCAGTCGGCTCGGCAGCACTTTGTCTAACCACTGGATGTCGAAGTTTGTTGCGAAAAAATGAAGTTTCTCGCCTTTAGGATATTTCCAGAGGCCTGTCCGCGAGAGATTTGGCTGAGTGGAAATTACCTTAAGAATTTCTTCTCGATTATGCTTTCGATAGGATTCAAGTTCGACGGCACTCAAGTTGGAAATTTGATTCAATGACTTTGTACGTCTACCTCTCCTAGCGTTCTTGTGGATACGAACGGGGACTGGTCTGGCACTTGCATCGTATGCCGAATTGTTTTCCTGACGAGACTGTATCTCGCGAAGGAAGGTCGTCCATCCTTCGAATACGCTCCAAATTGTTGCGATATTCTGGATAGGATTGGTCAACGGCCCATCGCACGTTTTCAATCCGGTGGCCCGCTTAAACGTATATGCGCTGAAGCCAAGCGCCGAACATAACTCAGGTCCGAGGCGGAATTGCAAATACTCATTTGCTCGTCGGCTGTAGTCGCTTAGTCGGGCATTGAGGTTTCGTTGCAGATGCGCCCGAACTACCGGGGCGGCGTTCTCCGCGAATATCGATGTGTCGATTCGACCCCGAAGTACGTCATCTGCCATCTTCGAAATAGCAATGGCGGCCGCTATGCTATCGCTGCTCGCTAAGGAGGCGATTTGTCTAAGCGGTTGACCGCACAGGCAACTGGGCCTGGGAAACCAGGTCCGACGTGCTCGCCGATGCCCCAACTCGCAGTGTTGACAGAAAGTCATCAGCGGTTCGGCATGCGTTGGGCAGTAAAGTATGGATGGCATGAGATGCGCACGGCGCCAGAATGTGAAACCATGCAGCTCGAGGTCGGAAGCGACGCAGCTAAGGCAGATGCCGAGTCGGCCGCGAAGAAGTAATTGATTCATTCCTATGAGGCGATGTGCCGAAGTATCTCGTCCGCTTCGGTGGTGTAGTAGCAGTCTTTTTCTGCGAGCTTGATTGAGGAACGCGCTATAGAGTGGGTATCTGGTATGGTGCATGACTATGCGCTTCCAGTCCGGCAGAAAACTCGGGAAGAGAGCGGAGATTTCTTCAATGCGAGATGGATGCAAAAATGCCGCACGGTGCGTGTGTTTCCCTAGCAGCGACATCAAGCCTCGGTGACTGTCGACATTACTCATCTCACACTGCCTCACAACGAAACCCGTGAAGTCCTCCTCTTCTTTGATACTAGCTGCAACGAGTACAGTTACCTTTTTCATCTGCTTTTTCTATGCTTGTTTTCGTCGACCATTTGTCTGGTTTTGCAGTGTTGTCTGCCGGAGACGTGCAACGCGCGCTATGTGCCACTCTTGAGAGTTGGGCGGAGCTCCGTGGTCTGCAGCCCATCGTATGCGCCGTGAGATGTACTCATCATGGGTTTGCTTGAATGCCCCTAAAACCGACGCTGGTAGCGAAGAATTCAGTGCGTATTCGCTGATGCCCAACATCTCTCGCAGTCGATAGCCGCTATGCCGAGTTGGCGGGCAGGCGAGAGAATCGAGGTTGTCCGCTGCTTTATCGACCGCATGGCAGAGTACGGTCAGTAGCGCCTCTGAACGTCGTTGCCTCAGCCGCATACGGCGGGACTTCAGCTGCGGTTTTTGGTAGTTCGACCGTTCGGGAATATCACGACGAAATTTCAGGACCCTCTCTGGCATCGGTGGGAGGGAGCCTTTGCGAGATGCCGGCCCGCACGCGGTGTCATCCCGGCTGACACTCTGCCCGTGTAGCGCCGGTTTGGGTGTGGCCTCTGATATCGTGTTTTGCTGTTCCCTCCGGAGGGGTTTTCTTTCGGGCTCCGGGCCGCGCACGCGTTGCGCGCGATGGCATTCGCAATACTCGGCGAACCAGGCGAACAAGATGCACCAGACCGTATGCAAGGCGCGGTCGTTGCGCATCAACGCGCGGAGTGCGGCCGCTACGTATTCGTGCCCCGAGACCAAAGCCTCAAGCCGGCGGTCGTCGAAACGGTTACGGAAAAACGATACGAACGTCCTGATAAATTCCGTAACCCGCACGCGGTCGTTTTCGTTTAGCCATTGAGATTGACGCAGGGTGGCAATGACGGCCGCTTTGCTGTAACGGGAGGTAGAGTTCGAATCCTCGACACACGATGTTGACCGGACTGCGAACTCGACAGTGTCTCGAAACTGGCGCCGCGAGCTGTGTAACCGGCAAAGTACGTCGAACAACGAGGCTTGTCCGGCTGTAGAGCGCATCTCGCAAAAGTGGAGCGGGCATGTGTGCACAAAAGGAGCAACGTTGCGGCGATGGACGAACGCAAATCCGTATTGGTCGAGCGCTTCTTCTGCGCATTCCGGGCACACCAGAAGCAGTCCGTCTGACGGCGC includes the following:
- a CDS encoding TniQ family protein; the protein is MLEPRDSLTLVTPFPDGETVNSLLSRLADFRNDCSLRTMSQQLLARGAGLDDMPSRLNNFYTHIGHLFGDRRLLEERHTLLQYGLLGLPPEKHAMQRARLWSQCSGPIRLARLPVMFAPSDGLLLVCPECAEEALDQYGFAFVHRRNVAPFVHTCPLHFCEMRSTAGQASLFDVLCRLHSSRRQFRDTVEFAVRSTSCVEDSNSTSRYSKAAVIATLRQSQWLNENDRVRVTEFIRTFVSFFRNRFDDRRLEALVSGHEYVAAALRALMRNDRALHTVWCILFAWFAEYCECHRAQRVRGPEPERKPLRREQQNTISEATPKPALHGQSVSRDDTACGPASRKGSLPPMPERVLKFRRDIPERSNYQKPQLKSRRMRLRQRRSEALLTVLCHAVDKAADNLDSLACPPTRHSGYRLREMLGISEYALNSSLPASVLGAFKQTHDEYISRRIRWAADHGAPPNSQEWHIARVARLRQTTLQNQTNGRRKQA
- a CDS encoding TniQ family protein, which gives rise to MKKVTVLVAASIKEEEDFTGFVVRQCEMSNVDSHRGLMSLLGKHTHRAAFLHPSRIEEISALFPSFLPDWKRIVMHHTRYPLYSAFLNQARRKRLLLHHRSGRDTSAHRLIGMNQLLLRGRLGICLSCVASDLELHGFTFWRRAHLMPSILYCPTHAEPLMTFCQHCELGHRRARRTWFPRPSCLCGQPLRQIASLASSDSIAAAIAISKMADDVLRGRIDTSIFAENAAPVVRAHLQRNLNARLSDYSRRANEYLQFRLGPELCSALGFSAYTFKRATGLKTCDGPLTNPIQNIATIWSVFEGWTTFLREIQSRQENNSAYDASARPVPVRIHKNARRGRRTKSLNQISNLSAVELESYRKHNREEILKVISTQPNLSRTGLWKYPKGEKLHFFATNFDIQWLDKVLPSRLRGFQSTPDRLHMQTLSREEAALVQCRYEQSIRRNPERFITRSFLLSGTANESIYRSCRKQPELEAMLARCVDTFETWSLRQIANVSSLARTIAPESKWAARETFEGLNRKRLSQRLYRARTWLKKQQG